GGAGTATCATCAAGAGTTATGAACGTAGATGATGCCATAGAACACGTTAGAAAAGTTACAAGCGAAATGCCCATATCTGTTGTTGGTGTTGCAGGTCCCGGAGACGCTCTGTTTAATGAAGAAACATTTGAATTCTTTAAACGGGTTGATGAAGAATTCCCAGACTTAATAAAATGTATGAGTACAAATGGACTCCTTTTACCTGATAAAGCAGATTTACTGGCAGAATTAAAGATAAACACCATAACAGTTACAGTGAATGCGATTGATCCAGAAATTGGAAAAGAAATTTATGCAGGGGTCTTCTATGACGGTCAGATCTACAAAGGTAAAGAAGGATTTGAATTACTCTCTAAAAAACAACTTGAAGGGATAGAGAAGATATCGGAAAAAGGCATTGTCGTAAAAGTTAATGCGGTTCTAATTCCTGGATTAAATGAAGACCATATTGTAGATATAGCCAGAGAAGTTAAAAAAAGAGGTGCTTCACTTATGAATGTGATTCCATTAATTCCTCTTAACAAGTTCAAAGACCTGGAAAAGCCGGGCTGTGCACAAATAAGCAAAGTAAGAGATGAAGTTGAGGAAATAATCCCTGTTTTCAGAGCATGTACTCAATGCAGGGCTGACGCTTACGGAGTACCCGGTAAAGAAGATAAGCATCTAGATATGACTCCAATGAGTCACTATTAAACTATTCTTTTTATTTAAATCATTTTTAAGGTAATTAATATGAAGACAATGTACTGGAAGAGTAATCACCTATTTTTACTGGATCAGACAAAACTGCCGGATGAAATTATTTACTATGAATGTAAAACCTACAAAGACGTAATTCAGGCCATAAAAACCATGAAAGTCCGGGGAGCACCTGCAATTGGCGTAGCAGCAGCCTTTGGAATAGCTCTTGCAGAAATTGAAGGTGTTGATCTCCAAAAAGCTGCAGAAGAAATTAAAGCTGCAAGACCTACTGCAGTGAATTTATCCTGGGCAGTTGATAGAGTGCTTAATGCTGATTCTGCTCTGGATGAAGCTTTAAAAATGTATGATGAAGACATTGAAACCAATAAAACAATTGGAAAACATGGTGCAACAATAATAGAAGATGGAGACACGATTTTAACCCATTGTAATGCCGGTGCATTGGCATGTGTTGACTATGGAACCGCTTTAGGAGTCATACGAGCAGCATTTGGAGAAGGTAAGAAAATTAAGGTTATATGCGATGAAACAAGGCCTTTCTGTCAGGGGGCAAAGCTCTCTGTCTTTGAAATGCAGCAGGAAAATATTCCGGTGAAATTAATCGTGGATAACGCTGCTGCACGAATGATGCAGATAGGAAAAGTAAATAAAGTTGTTGTTGGTGCAGACAGAGTAGCTAAAGGTGGAATTGCAAATAAAATAGGCACTCTAATGGTTGCCCTTGCTGCAAAACGGTTTGGAGTTCCATTTTATGTTGCAGCACCTAAAAGCACATTTGATTTTGAAAATTCAATTTATGATATAGAAATTGAAGAAAGAGACCCTAATGAAGTGTTATATTTCGGAGAATGTCGCGTTGCGCCTGAAGGAACCGAAGTGGAAAATCCTTCATTTGATATTGTGCCAAGTGACCTTATTACTGGAATAATTACTGAGGAAGGGATTTTAGAGCCATTTTAATTTATCAAACTTTAAAATGCAAAAAATAACCATTTTAACATCTTTTCATGTTATTAAATTTTCATTCCTCTTTTAAAATTTAA
The window above is part of the Methanobacterium sp. genome. Proteins encoded here:
- a CDS encoding radical SAM protein; translation: MKESKFAHMTKVHPCFNEKMHDKVGRIHVPIAPKCNIQCNFCTRDINKCEMRPGVSSRVMNVDDAIEHVRKVTSEMPISVVGVAGPGDALFNEETFEFFKRVDEEFPDLIKCMSTNGLLLPDKADLLAELKINTITVTVNAIDPEIGKEIYAGVFYDGQIYKGKEGFELLSKKQLEGIEKISEKGIVVKVNAVLIPGLNEDHIVDIAREVKKRGASLMNVIPLIPLNKFKDLEKPGCAQISKVRDEVEEIIPVFRACTQCRADAYGVPGKEDKHLDMTPMSHY
- the mtnA gene encoding S-methyl-5-thioribose-1-phosphate isomerase, giving the protein MKTMYWKSNHLFLLDQTKLPDEIIYYECKTYKDVIQAIKTMKVRGAPAIGVAAAFGIALAEIEGVDLQKAAEEIKAARPTAVNLSWAVDRVLNADSALDEALKMYDEDIETNKTIGKHGATIIEDGDTILTHCNAGALACVDYGTALGVIRAAFGEGKKIKVICDETRPFCQGAKLSVFEMQQENIPVKLIVDNAAARMMQIGKVNKVVVGADRVAKGGIANKIGTLMVALAAKRFGVPFYVAAPKSTFDFENSIYDIEIEERDPNEVLYFGECRVAPEGTEVENPSFDIVPSDLITGIITEEGILEPF